The DNA sequence CGCAAGGCCAGTCATTGATAGATTTCCGGACCGGAAGGAAGTTGGATTCTGATAAGCGATGGAACCATTGGGCATGGGGTTCATGCGTGTGCAGCTTACTGCTGATGCTATTACTTACACTTCTACATCGTCTTTTCCCGCTACATTACTGTCATCACCACTACTCCTACCTGCTCCTATATAACTCGTTTCATTCCATGTATCGACTGATGAATGAATTACAATGTCCAAGTACTATCGACTATTGTAAGGAAATCTTGCACCCACGTTGGAATGGATAACGGTATCTTAGTAGGTAAGCCCGATGTAGAAATTGTCTTTTTTCAGTGGAGTTGACACGGCCGGGAGCATAGCTGACTGCCAAAccagtactagtagtagctGGAGAGGATCTTCAATTCCGCTAGGATCCTCAGGCCCACACTACCACACTGTGAACCATGATTGGTCGATCCAGGGAACTCCAGGacaatgacatcatccaatTCCGAAAGGGGATTTCCCCAAGTAATCCATGATGAGTCGACCGTTTTTACGACGGAGGTTGATTTGAGAAATACAGGGATACAtgtctacggagtataaaCAAAACAATGGCTATCTGTAAAAGTACTAAAGTTATAAAACCGAAAAAAGTATATGAAACCGAGAGAGAAACGAGAATAAAATCCATGACTAGTGTCGCAGCCCATCTACCTAGTAGCCTCACTTTTTCATACATTAGTTAATTAGTGACCTCGTAACTAAGGAGTAGTTTAGAGTAAACGCACCCACGCATTGTTCTTTCCCTGCCCCCAACTTCCCGTCTGCATGACGATTCACTCCTATTGGAACGCAACTTGCCTCCCACACCTTCAAGTTCTCCAGTCCCCCACCCCATTCATCCGTCATTCTACCGCTTGACGTCCAATCCGATAACCCCCAGTCTCCTCCAATCTTTGAACCTTAAGCCGCAGTGGAATTTGATGCCTTTGCGGAACTCCTGCGCTATCGTTTCACATTCACCTTATTTAACTTCATCTCCGGCCATTTCTGCCACAAGACTCATTCTTTTATCGGGCCGATTGCGTTCGCAACTTGTCGCGCTTACAGTTGTTCGTCTAGAGTTATCTCCCGACTATATTATCCCTCTTACTATTGAACTAGCGAGTATCCTTGGGtagttttcctttttcttattttcttttaagtaaaagaaaatgacgACGCCCACTTTGAtcaacctcccccctcctccctctGATCCAGTGACTCCATCAGATATGGGACCGTAAgccccctcctctcccttccaTCGGGCTGCCTAGTCTGCAACATACACTAAGAGCGGTCTAACATCTACTTCAGTGGAACCCCAAATTCTGGCACAACATCTCTATCGGCTTTGTCAACCACCGCCATCAAAGACGGTCATACAGGCCATCCATTACCACATGGTCGCCATGCTCACCACTCATCTTCTGCGTCAATGACTTCCACCACAACTCTGGAGGCAGAACGAGCCGACCGCATTTCGCGTCTGGCGGGGCTGGAACGGGTAGTAGCCGCTCGGACTGGTGGAGGGTCACAATCGAACACCGCAGTTCCGATGTCGCATGCCCCAGGCTATTTTGATACCAGCTCCACATTGAAGGAGAGAAGCACCGTGGGTAGCGCCAGCGCTACGGGTAGCGTGGGCGCTCGTACGACATGGGCGAGCGGTAGTGATGCGTTTGACGCCGACAAGATGAGCGAGGAGCCGGACGATGGAACTTCGAGCGTTGGTAATCTCAGCGATGAAGGCAACGCCAGCCTCGTCGGGTTTGGAGAAGGAGCTAGCACCATCAGCGGTCCAATTTCACATCCAAACCTGAACCGGACATCATCGGTAGGTCGGCCAAATTCGTTAGGTAGTCCTAGCATTCCCCGAGCCAATCCAATaccttcatcatctcaacAATCCGGCGACGGCGGAATGATACCAGTGGCATTGTCGCCAACTGGATCAACCACACCCGAACCAGTGCAGGACGCTCGAATGGTCGATGGGATGACCTATGACCCGGATGTGGTTGATACCACCGTGAGAACCCCTCGGCTTGCCACTCCCTTAGGTCGAGATGATCCTAGTAACATGCAGGGCGACAGGGGTTCGGGATTGTTGTAGGGGAAAATCGATGAGATGGTAAATAGGCGTTTTTCAGCAGCGATAGTTAGTTTTTCTtccactttttttcccccttctttttctcttctatcttgtcttgtcttttcgtttctttgtctttatctttctttggcatTGTATAAGTATCAAAATGAAATGTTTAGTCTTCTTAATTCTATTTTCCCTCCACTTTCTCCAGCCATGTTCCGGAAGGTATGCTATACTCCAGAAGCTACAGGTTAGACAATAGGcttctgtctttgttttgAGCTTTAGGTTGTTTATTCAACGAAGACTTGATTGAAGTTGGTCACCGCACTAGAGTAGTGATTCAAGTATGTATGGATGAAGTAATAGTATGCACGACCGACTAAAATTGGATATAAAACAGTAGAAACGGTCAATTGCATTGATCTTGGCCAAAGAATACCAGGTGAAGATTAGCATGGAAATCTAAATCGTGATTTAGCTCGTTGGTAGCGGGTTTCAATTGGCGCTTTAAGCTTCTCTGCAGAATTGCCGCCGcaagttctttttttttttttttttctgccccGAGCAAAATTTCCctcgctttctcttccttccaccGCTTC is a window from the Aspergillus oryzae RIB40 DNA, chromosome 6 genome containing:
- a CDS encoding uncharacterized protein (predicted protein) — protein: MTSTTTLEAERADRISRLAGLERVVAARTGGGSQSNTAVPMSHAPGYFDTSSTLKERSTVGSASATGSVGARTTWASGSDAFDADKMSEEPDDGTSSVGNLSDEGNASLVGFGEGASTISGPISHPNLNRTSSVGRPNSLGSPSIPRANPIPSSSQQSGDGGMIPVALSPTGSTTPEPVQDARMVDGMTYDPDVVDTTVRTPRLATPLGRDDPSNMQGDRGSGLL